From one Anopheles cruzii chromosome 3, idAnoCruzAS_RS32_06, whole genome shotgun sequence genomic stretch:
- the LOC128275507 gene encoding membrane alanyl aminopeptidase-like, translated as MGLMRKLTLGGIVAVACCLISGTVRGTPVDPDERYHLVEAEPRAALEDYRLNEDVWPSHYDVEIKPYLEAEAGKAAFTFDGKTTITVSTALSAVTAIKLHMARLNIASWRVTRKSDNSLVQTATEMYDGETEILTLPLLSPLLVNEDYLLYFEYTGTMDDDMHGFYRTYYLVNGNPVWMGSTQFEQTHARRAFPCFDEPRYKAKFQLKISHKTPQYSVYSNTPVATTVVDGTDRTLSTFAVTPPMSTYLLAFMVAPYEVTEREEMGILARPQARDQTAYSLDVGLKLLRALGSWIDYPFTSVAEMTRMYMAAVPDFSAGAMENWGLLTYRETNILYRADDATSLQQQRIAAVISHEIAHQWFGDLVTCEWWDVTWLNEGFARYFQYYGTETVETTWELSHQFVVEQLQGVMQMDSLTSTHPMTHPVYTPAQASGIFDNISYNKGAVILRMMEHFLTPTRFQTALRQYIKNQAYKTARPEHLFAVLNQFEATAEDRMKPWTVQSGYPLLTVTSSANGFTVTQKRFLVNEPSHTDATLWPVPITYATKESDFSNTMPTFYGAATFNLAVPDAANVPYLVLNNQQVGYYRVNYDAALWAKISSALQSTNFGGIHVLNRAQIVDDLFNLARGGIVPYGTALDILEYLKHETEYAPWLAAVNGLTTLARRIHEEDEQLFAIHILDILEKVYDVVKFQSPTSNERRVLTYLRQNVLQWACNYGHEACSEAAVTEFRRFFANPQTKVHPDMRQVVYCEGIRKGTKEHFEFLWNQYLTTNVATEQILVLQGLGCASTSETINILMDAITSDHVRKQDKSNAYTYIINNPYTLPHVSAYLRQNHAIWATSHGDYMNVASAFNNLLARLKNDAEKQTISTFIEANKNVLGTAAYDSIKGGLDDYDSNKRFTVDNRNAIRDFLKKKADGGAATILTNVTLMVGLLMLVLFRL; from the exons ATGGGGTTGATGCGCAAGCTTACTTTGGGTGGCATCGTTGCCGTAGCCTGTTGTCTCATTTCGGGCACGGTCCGGGGAACCCCCGTCGATCCGGACGAGCGTTACCATTTGGTCGAGGCAGAGCCACGTGCGGCACTAGAGGACTATCGGCTAAACGAGGACGTGTGGCCATCGCACTACGATGTGGAGATTAAGCCGTACCTGGAGGCCGAAGCTGGCAAAGCCGCCTTCACGTTCGACGGCAAGACGACGATAACGGTCTCCACCGCGCTGTCGGCTGTGACCGCGATCAAGCTACACATGGCGCGATTGAACATCGCCAGCTGGCGAGTGACCCGCAAGTCGGACAACTCGCTGGTCCAAACGGCGACCGAGATGTACGATGGCGAGACGGAGATACTGACCCTTCCACTTCTATCGCCGCTCCTGGTGAACGAGGACTATCTGCTGTACTTCGAGTACACCGGCACGATGGACGACGATATGCACGGGTTCTACCGCACTTACTATCTGGTGAATGGCAACCCCGTTTGGATGGGCTCGACACAGTTCGAGCAAACGCATGCCCGGCGCGCCTTCCCCTGCTTCGACGAGCCGCGGTACAAGGCCAAATTTCAGCTAAAAATTAGTCACAAAACACCGCAGTACAGTGTGTATTCGAACACGCCCGTCGCAACCACCGTCGTAGATGG CACCGATCGAACACTCAGCACGTTTGCAGTTACGCCGCCGATGTCCACCTATCTGCTAGCGTTTATGGTCGCACCGTACGAGGTGACTGAACGCGAAGAGATGGGTATCCTGGCGCGCCCGCAAGCCAGAGACCAAACAGCCTACAGCTTGGACGTCGGCTTGAAGCTGCTGCGAGCCCTTGGCTCGTGGATCGACTACCCGTTCACCAGTGTGGCAGAAATGACGCGCATGTACATGGCGGCCGTGCCAGACTTTTCCGCTGGTGCAATGGAGAACTGGGGCCTCCTGACGTACCGGGAGACCAATATCCTGTACCGGGCGGATGATGCCACCagcttgcagcagcagcggatcgCGGCCGTCATTTCGCACGAGATCGCCCACCAGTGGTTCGGGGATCTGGTGACCTGCGAGTGGTGGGACGTTACCTGGCTGAATGAAGGGTTCGCCCGGTATTTCCAGTACTACGGCACGGAAACAGTGGAAACGACCTGGGAGCTGAGCCACCAGTTTGTCGTGGAACAGTTGCAGGGTGTGATGCAGATGGACAGCCTAACCAGCACGCACCCCATGACGCACCCGGTGTACACGCCAGCCCAAGCCAGTGGCATCTTCGACAACATTTCGTACAACAAGGGAGCCGTCATACTGCGGATGATGGAGCACTTCCTAACGCCCACCCGGTTCCAGACGGCACTGCGGCAGTACATCAAGAATCAAGCCTACAAGACGGCTCGTCCGGAGCATCTCTTCGCCGTTCTGAACCAATTCGAAGCGACCGCTGAGGATCGCATGAAACCGTGGACAGTGCAGAGTGGCTACCCATTGCTGACGGTCACCAGTAGCGCCAACGGGTTCACCGTGACTCAGAAGCGGTTCCTGGTGAACGAACCCAGTCACACCGACGCAACGCTGTGGCCGGTGCCCATCACTTACGCTACCAAGGAAAGTGACTTCTCGAACACGATGCCAACGTTCTACGGTGCGGCCACGTTTAACCTGGCCGTGCCGGATGCGGCCAATGTTCCATACCTTGTCCTAAACAACCAGCAAGTCGGGTACTATCGCGTCAACTACGACGCTGCCCTTTGGGCGAAGATTAGCAGCGCCCTGCAGAGCACCAATTTCGGCGGAATCCACGTGCTGAACCGGGCTCAAATTGTCGACGATCTGTTCAACTTGGCCCGCGGTGGAATCGTTCCGTACGGAACGGCACTGGACATTCTGGAGTATCTGAAGCATGAAACGGAGTACGCTCCGTGGTTGGCGGCCGTCAATGGCCTCACCACTCTTGCCCGGCGCATTCACGAGGAGGACGAACAGCTGTTTGCG ATCCACATCTTGGATATTCTGGAAAAGGTGTACGACGTAGTCAAGTTCCAGTCACCAACCAGCAACGAGCGGCGTGTACTGACGTACCTGCGCCAGAATGTCCTCCAGTGGGCCTGTAACTATGGTCACGAGGCGTGCAGTGAGGCAGCGGTTACCGAGTTTAGGAGATTCTTCGCCAATCCACAAACAAA GGTACACCCCGACATGCGCCAGGTCGTGTACTGCGAGGGTATCCGCAAGGGAACGAAGGAACACTTCGAGTTCCTGTGGAACCAGTATCTGACCACCAACGTGGCTACGGAGCAGATCCTCGTTCTGCAAGGCTTAGGTTGTGCATCGACGAGTGAGACGATCAAC ATACTCATGGATGCCATTACAAGCGACCACGTCAGAAAGCAGGATAAGAGCAACGCGTACACTTATATCATTAACAACCCGTACACCTTGCCGCACGTTTCGGCGTACCTACGACAGAATCACGCAATTTGGGCCACATC ACACGGAGACTACATGAACGTGGCCTCGGCTTTCAACAACCTTTTGGCCCGTTTAAAGAACGATGCCGAGAAGCAAACGATTAGCACGTTCATCGAGGCGAATAAGAACGTTCTGGGCACCGCAGCATACGATTCGATAAAGGGTGGCCTTGACGACTACGATAGTAACAAGCGATTCACGGTGGACAATCGGAATGCCATCAGGGACTTCCTGAAGAAAAaggccgacggtggcgctgCCACCATACTCACCAACGTTACCCTCATGGTTGGGCTGCTCATGCTGGTGCTGTTCCGTCTGTAA
- the LOC128275414 gene encoding membrane alanyl aminopeptidase-like, whose protein sequence is MCNFVWAVIVNAAVCSTVWGNGCCSPVTPKNLVPTETVPRAPLDEYRLDGSVVPSHYDIEIKPYFEDEPNKEPFTFDGSTTITVKAVAAGTGKIKLHTASLSILTASVMLKSNSAPVQLFNQSYDEETEVLTLNLRSVLLTNVDYLLSFNYVGRMEENMRGFYRSYFTVDRTKVWLGSTQFEQMEARRAFPCFDEPKFKATFALKINYKSSAYKAYSNTAALSVDAVGNGRSLVTFATTPVMSTYLLAFIVAPYELYGDDPVRILARPQAANQTEYGAREGLKLLKQLGHWIDYPFDQVPQIQRMYMAAVPDFAAGAMENWGLITYRESSLLYVPEEATSLQQQRIATIIAHELAHQWFGNLVTCEWWDATWLNEGFASYLEYFGTAAAEPAWELDQQFVVEKLHSAMQTDGWTSTHPMTSAVYTKAQAAAIFDNISYNKGAVVLRMMEHFLSNAVFKTALREYVQERAFTAARPDHLFSVLNRHNTEADGFMKPWTTQPGYPLVTVTGGLDGFTLTQARFLFNGTAGNGDETTWPLPITYATTGKEFDYTRPRFIASGKTFNIALPNASSVPYFILNNQQVGYYRVNYDGELWRKISTALRSDRFGGIHVANRAQIVDDLFNLARVDALSYGMALDILEYLKQETEYLPWLAASNGLNTLSLKVLAEDEELFTSHILDIFAEAYEHVKFQEPTSSERRVHTYLRRVVLEWSCRHGHETCSKMAVEEFERFRANPGAVKVHPDLRQVVYCEGVRKGSKDQFDFLLDRYRTTNVATEQQLTLFGLSCATQKGLVQQFMDLTSSVDVRSQDKATALSLLLGNPQALESAASYLITNHRRWSEAHDGYGSVGVAFKGILGRLKNPLVRDSIRAFAEGNKEVLGSATYAVIVDGLAEYDANLRFTVNHRDDIRGFLKTKAHNGAPPAQVAAINLMTVSLGLILLALRRW, encoded by the exons ATGTGTAACTTCGTGTGGGCCGTGATCGTAAACGCTGCCGTGTGCAGCACAGTGTGGGGAAATGGCTGCTGTAGCCCTGTGACGCCCAAAAACCTCGTTCCGACTGAGACGGTGCCGCGGGCACCGTTGGATGAGTACCGCCTGGATGGTTCAGTGGTGCCCTCGCACTACGATATCGAGATCAAGCCGTACTTTGAGGACGAACCGAACAAGGAGCCGTTCACGTTCGATGGGTCCACCACGATAACGGTCAAAGCGGTGGCGGCTGGCACAGGGAAGATCAAACTGCACACGGCCAGCCTGAGTATCCTGACGGCCAGTGTGATGCTGAAATCCAACAGCGCCCCCGTGCAGCTGTTCAATCAATCCTACGACGAGGAGACGGAAGTGCTGACGTTGAACCTGCGCAGTGTGCTGCTGACGAACGTGGACTACCTGTTGTCGTTTAACTACGTCGGCCGGATGGAGGAGAACATGCGTGGATTCTACCGGAGCTATTTTACGGTGGACAGGACGAAAGTGTGGCTAGGATCGACGCAGTTCGAACAGATGGAAGCTCGCCGAGCGTTCCCGTGCTTCGATGAGCCGAAGTTTAAGGCAACATTCGCGCTGAAGATAAACTACAAATCGTCCGCCTACAAGGCCTACTCCAATACGGCTGCCCTGTCGGTTGATGCTGTTGG CAACGGCCGTTCGTTGGTAACGTTTGCGACCACTCCTGTGATGTCTACCTACCTGCTGGCGTTCATCGTGGCACCGTACGAATTGTACGGTGACGATCCGGTTCGGATTCTCGCACGCCCTCAGGCGGCTAATCAGACGGAGTATGGTGCGCGTGAAGGCCTGAAGCTGTTGAAGCAGCTGGGCCACTGGATCGACTATCCGTTCGATCAGGTGCCACAGATACAGCGCATGTACATGGCGGCCGTGCCCGACTTTGCGGCGGGTGCGATGGAGAACTGGGGCCTAATAACGTACCGTGAGTCGAGCTTGCTGTACGTCCCCGAGGAGGCAACcagcctgcagcagcaacggatCGCGACCATTATAGCGCACGAACTGGCACACCAGTGGTTCGGCAACCTGGTGACCTGCGAGTGGTGGGACGCTACTTGGTTGAACGAAGGGTTCGCCAGCTACCTGGAGTACTTtgggacggcggcggccgaaccGGCGTGGGAGCTCGATCAGCAGTTTGTGGTGGAAAAGCTGCACAGTGCGATGCAAACGGATGGATGGACCAGCACGCACCCCATGACGTCCGCCGTGTATACGAAGGCCCAGGCGGCCGCCATTTTCGATAACATTTCGTACAACAAGGGCGCCGTAGTGCTGCGGATGATGGAGCACTTCCTGTCGAACGCCGTCTTCAAAACCGCCCTGCGGGAGTACGTCCAAGAGCGTGCGTTCACGGCGGCCCGGCCGGATCATCTCTTCTCCGTGTTGAATCGTCACAATACAGAGGCCGACGGGTTCATGAAACCATGGACAACGCAGCCCGGCTATCCGCTGGTAACCGTAACGGGGGGGCTCGATGGATTCACGCTCACACAGGCACGATTCCTTTTCAACGGCACTGCCGGCAACGGCGATGAGACTACGTGGCCTCTGCCCATCACgtacgccaccaccgggaaggAGTTCGACTACACACGGCCGCGATTTATTGCTAGTGGGAAAACCTTCAACATTGCCCTACCGAACGCTTCCAGTGTGCCGTACTTCATCCTGAACAACCAGCAGGTCGGGTACTACCGGGTGAACTACGACGGTGAGCTGTGGAGGAAAATCAGCACCGCATTGCGCAGCGATCGTTTCGGTGGTATTCATGTGGCCAATCGGGCCCAAATCGTGGACGACCTCTTCAACTTGGCCCGGGTCGATGCCCTCAGCTACGGAATGGCTCTGGACATTCTGGAGTACCTGAAGCAGGAGACCGAGTACCTGCCGTGGTTGGCGGCGTCAAACGGGCTAAACACGCTGTCGCTGAAAGTCCTCGCGGAAGATGAGGAGTTGTTTACG AGCCACATCTTGGACATTTTTGCCGAAGCGTACGAGCATGTAAAGTTTCAAGAGCCCACCAGCTCGGAGCGTCGAGTACACACGTATCTGCGCCGAGTGGTTCTGGAATGGAGCTGTCGGCACGGCCACGAGACGTGCAGTAAGATGGCGGTGGAGGAGTTTGAGAGATTCCGGGCTAATCCGGGCGCTGTAAA AGTGCACCCCGATCTGCGGCAAGTTGTGTACTGTGAGGGTGTACGCAAAGGGTCCAAGGACCAGTTTGATTTCTTGTTGGACCGCTATCGCACAACGAATGTTGCTACCGAACAACAGCTTACACTGTTCGGCTTGAGCTGCGCCACGCAAAAGGGGCTCGTTCAG CAATTTATGGACCTCACAAGTTCCGTGGATGTGCGGAGCCAAGATAAGGCCACCGCACTATCACTATTGCTGGGTAATCCACAGGCCCTGGAGTCTGCGGCATCTTATCTGATAACAAATCATCGCCGTTGGTCCGAGGC TCACGATGGGTACGGTAGTGTTGGCGTAGCATTCAAGGGAATTCTGGGCCGACTCAAAAACCCGCTAGTGAGGGATTCGATTAGGGCGTTTGCGGAAGGCAACAAAGAAGTGCTGGGATCGGCCACCTACGCCGTTATCGTCGACGGACTGGCAGAGTACGATGCAAATCTACGGTTTACGGTCAATCATCGTGATGACATTCGGGGGTTCCTGAAGACAAAAGCCCACAACGGAGCCCCGCCGGCGCAGGTGGCTGCTATCAACTTGATGACGGTGTCTCTGGGGTTGATACTTTTGGCTCTGCGTAGATGGTGA
- the LOC128271544 gene encoding glutamyl aminopeptidase-like, translated as MQYLERETEYIPWSTAYNALLHLDRMYSGQEGYSRFETFVRTITGCMYENVRLVGPNDHISRLHRGNTVYLACYSGVQACLGDATTQIQATIENPSFKVPEEAQAAVFCALHKHRLPVEPDYQMTWFENQFSTQDSSELDVELINRYLTSVGCSRNETILEYFLSLTNFNYPGLPITAAMKNQIFVGLANGGPTARMAALRYLNEHFSTVTYLLPNVGPIFTELGNRINVQSERDLLQEIVTKYGHTLAAAAKDAADQALVQAYQNIRWMQKYAPTVTTWLTDAMYEGTTTPKPQGGGAGRTWSTHALVATGLVLIVVNTLA; from the exons ATGCAGTATCTGGAGCGTGAAACCGAATACATACCCTGGAGCACGGCGTACAACGCACTGCTGCACCTGGATCGCATGTACTCGGGACAAGAAGGGTACTCAAGATTTGAAACATTCGTACGCACCATAACAGGTTGTATGTACGAAAACGTACGTTTAGTCGGCCCTAATGACCACATTTCTCGTCTGCATCGTGGCAACACCGTGTACCTTGCCTGCTACTCCGGAGTGCAGGCCTGCCTGGGCGATGCCACAACGCAGATCCAAGCTACCATCGAAAACCCTTCGTTCAAAGTTCCCGAAGAGGCACAAGCGGCGGTGTTCTGTGCCCTTCACAAGCATCGGCTACCCGTAGAGCCGGACTACCAAATGACATGGTTTGAGAATCAATTTTCAACCCAGGACAGTTCCGAGCTGGATGTAGAACTGATTAACCGCTACCTGACCAGTGTCGGTTGttcacgaaacgaaaccattcTGGAGTACTTCCTCTCGCTCACGAACTTCAATTATCCGGGGCTTCCAATAACGGCAGCCatgaaaaatcaaatttttgTCGGCCTTGCTAACGGTGGACCCACCGCCCGTATGGCTGCGTTGCGGTATTTGAATGAGCATTTCTCCACCGTTACGTATTTACTACCCAACGTGGGGCCCATCTTCACCGAACTGGGCAATCGCATCAATGTCCAATCGGAACGTGATCTG CTTCAAGAAATCGTAACAAAGTACGGACACACCTTGGCTGCTGCAGCGAAAGACGCCGCTGATCAAGCTCTCGTGCAGGCGTACCAAAACATTCGCTGGATGCAAAAGTACGCTCCCACCGTGACCACTTGGTTAACTGACGCAATGTACGAGGGAACTACTACGCCGAAACCACagggtggcggtgccggtcgCACATGGAGTACCCATGCTCTAGTGGCGACTGGACTAGTTTTGATCGTTGTGAATACGTTGGCATAA
- the LOC128271543 gene encoding uncharacterized protein LOC128271543 — protein MATYRSEVVGFLALVISCCFDAGSASLFPHRTPLLDVADPLMPNEERSVRDCPFTIYPYGGYALASSIFADRYVDKTYSHTVRVQTGETGCVGIIVDENHVLTKTECVDENDPPVVKLTNDTLAAIEVAEAFSNPDINVTLLRLNSSIECNSLAVPACFWDVPFEHGFEKLQHIFASPNGTLTMEETKCTFQNRKKCLDELLKSNSIVQTRAISDYRMHPFVLSFGQDETGLSVPVSKYLDWLGRVTKNKISTSECVSKYNQWREYEDSMVSRSDNYQSVQYSKGRFSSTILDMYKVRIVPSGTQKTSKRHCYGSLIGPKFILTAANCLKHPKGQTFEVEMGQIYAYPSLNEGITRVRASKVHYHPEFDSGTLANDIALLELVKPVHDLTPKFMPACIWTHDKFPVEEFQTNGYTPFNETIEIDRRTKQWYGMADLYKECPSKVGLHRICAGFPTALAPGTCHNSIGSAMSRSLYTYDRFYEYIFAINSQGENCGFNWPTVFTHIAPYVQWIDSVIFASKVRYEDLTGYYGDRCQDENGVNGTCVSVKQCPVRDREAQEGKVVMPSPNCSPGNQIGMVVCCSDENLLRDESQRAVLSQTLDELQDCSNLYHEFRQNKSRFGRGDASFPYAVRIYDGNNGSCNGTIVAKQFVITTAGCHRRLTKENVTVVAGNFSFQYVPVPVQSAFVHPEYTDEPTHYNLVLLKLQRPLAIDNATIPACLWNDHSHTPLRLEEVYGSAEFTNQFRFPMFTHECQRKFSANMTSMQLCVQQDKMFYQGYRQLNFDAGSALISHFGQAVLGAKNEERKVVPYLVGLFGASRTSVVRGGDSEEKDYVQAYDVYQRMSEYYYWIKNVIAVAIQQP, from the exons ATGGCTACGTATCGCTCCGAAGTGGTAGGATTCCTGGCACTCGTGATCAGCTGTTGTTTTGACGCAG GTAGTGCAAGCCTTTTTCCCCACCGAACCCCCTTGCTGGACGTCGCGGACCCGTTGATGCCGAATGAGGAACGGAGTGTTCGTg ACTGTCCATTCACCATTTACCCGTACGGAGGTTATGCGCTGGCAAGTTCTATCTTTGCCGACCGATATGTGGACAAAACATACAGCCACACAGTGAGAGTTCAAACCGGAGAGACAGGCTGCGTCGGGATCATTGTCGACGAGAATCATGTTCTAACGAAAACGGAATGTGTCGACGAGAACGATCCGCCCGTTGTTAAGCTCACGAACGATACCTTGGCCGCAATCGAGGTGGCAGAAGCGTTTTCAAACCCGGACATCAACGTAACACTGCTTCGGCTAAACTCCTCGATCGA ATGCAACAGCCTAGCTGTCCCGGCCTGCTTCTGGGATGTTCCATTCGAGCATGGCTTCGAAAAGCTTCAACACATCTTTGCCAGCCCGAACGGTACCTTGACTATGGAGGAAACAAAGTGCACGTTTCAAAATCGCAAAAAATGTCTGGATGAGCTGCTAAAGAGTAATTCGATTGTTCAAACGCGTGCTATTTCTGACTACCGTATGCATCCATTCGTGCTCAGCTTTGGTCAGGACGAGACAGGCCTATCGGTTCCGGTCTCGAAATATCTCGACTGGTTGGGTAGAGTAACTAAAAACAAGATATCCACTAGTG AATGTGTTTCAAAGTATAACCAGTGGCGCGAATACGAAGATTCGATGGTTTCCCGGTCAGATAACTATCAGAGTGTGCAGTACTCAAAGGGACGGTTCTCCAGCACGATTCTGGATATGTACAAAGTGCGTATCGTTCCCAGTGGGACGCAGAAAACGTCCAAACGCCACTGCTACGGTTCCCTGATCGGACCTAAGTTTATCCTaacagcagcaaactgttTGAAACATCCCAAGGG ACAAACGTTCGAGGTGGAGATGGGTCAAATTTATGCTTATCCTTCGCTGAACGAGGGCATCACTCGGGTTCGCGCCAGCAAGGTGCACTATCACCCCGAGTTCGATTCGGGGACATTGGCAAACGACATCGCTTTGCTGGAATTGGTGAAACCTGTTCATGA tTTAACTCCAAAATTCATGCCCGCCTGCATCTGGACCCATGACAAGTTTCCGGTTGAAGAGTTCCAAACCAACGGCTACACCCCGTTCaatgaaacaatcgaaatAGATCGCAGGACCAAACAATGGTACGGCATGGCCGATTTGTACAAGGAGTGCCCCAGCAAGGTGGGACTACACAGGATTTGTGCCGGGTTTCCCACGGCCCTAGCCCCCGGCACCTGTCACAATAGCATCGGATCGGCGATGTCTCGGTCCCTGTACACGTACGATCGGTTCTACGAGTACATCTTTGCCATCAACAGCCAGGGTGAAAACTGTGGCTTCAATTGGCCTACCGTTTTCACGCATATCGCACCGTACGTGCAGTGGATCGACAGTGTGATCTTTGCTTCGAAAG TTCGGTACGAGGACCTAACCGGCTATTATGGCGATCGGTGTCAAGATGAGAATGGTGTAAATGGTACTTGCGTTTCCGTGAAGCAATGCCCCGTGCGCGATAGGGAAGCTCAGGAGGGCAAGGTTGTAATGCCTTCGCCGAACTGTTCACCCGGCAACCAAATCGGTATGGTAGTGTGCTGTTCCGACGAGAATCTGCTGCGCGACGAAAGTCAACGGGCAGTACTTTCACAGACGCTCGACGAGCTTCAGGACTGCTCGAACCTGTACCATGAATTCAGACAAAATAAGTCCCGCTTTGGAAGAGGTGACGCCAGCTTTCCATATGCC GTCCGCATTTACGACGGTAACAATGGCTCTTGTAATGGTACGATAGTGGCCAAACAGTTTGTCATCACGACGGCCGGGTGCCACCGACGGTTGACCAAGGAAAATGTCACCGTTGTAGCGGGTAATTTCAGTTTCCAGTacgtccccgtccccgtccaGAGTGCCTTCGTCCATCCCGAGTACACGGACGAACCCACGCACTACAACCTGGTGCTACTCAAGCTGCAGAGACCGCTCGCGATCGACAATGCAACCATCCCCGCTTGTTTGTGGAACGACCACAGCCACACTCCGTTGCGGCTGGAGGAAGTGTACGGGAGTGCAGAGTTTACCAACCAGTTCCGCTTTCCAATGTTTACCCACGAATGTCAGCGGAAGTTCTCAGCGAACATGACTTCCATGCAGTTGTGCGTACAGCAGGACAAGATGTTCTACCAGGGCTATAGGCAACTGAATTTCGACGCCGGAAGTGCACTGATAAGCCACTTTGGGCAAGCAGTACTCGGCGCCaagaacgaagaaagaaaggtTGTACCGTACCTGGTGGGCTTGTTTGGTGCTAGTAGGACGTCTGTGGTCCGAGGTGGCGATAGCGAGGAAAAAGACTATGTGCAGGCTTACGATGTGTATCAACGGATGAGCGAGTACTACTACTGGATCAAGAACGTGATCGCGGTCGCTATCCAGCAACCGTAA
- the LOC128272063 gene encoding serine protease grass-like produces MNRLTVLQFGLLFVAAAARLDHQEYDGRSMLHDFRNHFMTYEHIEIDECPFSYLRSVYSDYCHVAQITKNGTICLGVLVNEYYILTTAGCVPDDWKLSKVRLVSSFNVSVVERLVYPNYKELHVSADKAPILLRINGSTSLPYDNTAACLWPKNGLVSYAKVQEIAYDATLNKMIQNTTVCSASTQAVCLEKTFTQWCQRKPSDSILQIRDLDRYSMHPMLVGLFCDEQHQVVPVASYTGWIREVIASDRILFSIPNRGLGEKCITKDDKDGVCLRLESCPQFLAGLKNKTRNVTSIEQCGFEQGDMLHCCTTENMLKSESNRHNLEVIVKEIEHCHELHEAYRRTTKEQQLHAQLALIQNEDHKVVCTGTLVAQHFVLTAAQCVLQIKPHKSTIKVGVTGSDDGVVQVRNIVATSVHPLFDHSSSYYNIAIIRVDVPILVTEYSVPACLWPDSDRMPTKLISTGYSATADEVTVNVVNPLYYVGCRLKYYRNLTLTETCVLPDTDVHSCDEAPSACAESGTGMFSTVYMSSDWRPVTYVVGIYSKGAQCAQNKPAVYTRVSEYYAWIKSQLYMMSQENV; encoded by the exons ATGAATCGGTTGACGGTATTACAATTTGGTTTACTATTCGTAGCCGCCGCTGCGAGGC TTGATCACCAGGAATATGACGGTCGATCGATGTTGCACGATTTTCGCAATCACTTCATGACATACGAGCACATCGAAATTGATG AATGCCCCTTCAGCTACTTGCGATCCGTCTACTCGGACTACTGTCACGTGGCGCAGATTACTAAGAATGGCACCATTTGTCTCGGGGTGCTGGTCAACGAGTACTACATTCTCACGACCGCCGGCTGCGTACCGGACGATTGGAAGCTGTCAAAGGTGCGCCTCGTGTCCAGTTTTAACGTTTCCGTGGTCGAACGACTGGTTTATCCCAACTACAAGGAGCTTCACGTGAGCGCCGACAAAGCGCCAATTTTGCTGCGCATCAATGGTAGCACTAG TCTACCGTACGACAACACCGCTGCCTGTCTGTGGCCGAAAAACGGTCTCGTTTCGTATGCCAAAGTTCAGGAAATCGCTTACG ATGCCACGTTGAATAAGATGATTCAAAACACCACTGTTTGCTCGGCGTCAACGCAAGCCGTCTGTTTGGAAAAAACGTTCACGCAGTGGTGTCAACGG AAACCATCGGACAGCATCTTGCAGATCCGAGACTTGGATCGGTACTCAATGCACCCGATGCTGGTGGGGCTGTTTTGTGACGAGCAGCACCAAGTGGTGCCCGTGGCCAGCTACACCGGCTGGATTAGGGAGGTGATTGCCAGCGATCGAATCTTGTTTTCCATCCCCAACCGCGGCCTGGGTGAAAAGTGTATCACGAAGGATGATAAGGACGGCGTCTGCTTGCGGCTCGAGTCGTGCCCTCAGTTTTTGGCGGGCCTGAAGAACAAGACACGCAATGTGACCTCGATCGAGCAGTGCGGGTTCGAACAAGGCGATATGCTCCACTGTTGCACAACCGAGAATATGCTGAAATCGGAGAGCAACCGCCACAACCTGGAGGTCATCGTCAAAGAAATCGAGCACTGCCACGAACTGCACGAGGCGTACCGCAGGACCACAAAGGAACAGCAGCTACACGCGCAGCTTGCCCTGATCCAAAACGAAGATCATAAAGTGGTGTGCACCGGAACTCTCGTTGCTCAACATTTTGTCCTAACGGCGGCCCAGTGCGTGCTGCA AATCAAGCCACACAAAAGTACCATCAAAGTTGGGGTCACCGGATCGGACGATGGAGTAGTGCAGGTGCGGAACATTGTGGCGACCTCAGTTCATCCGTTGTTTGATCATTCGTCCAGCTACTACAACATAGCTATCATCCGCGTCGATGTACCGATTCTAGTGACGGAGTACAGCGTGCCGGCCTGCCTGTGGCCCGACAGCGACCGCATGCCGACGAAGCTAATCTCGACGGGATATAGTGCCACCGCGGACGAAGTCACCGTTAATGTTGTCAATCCGTTGTACTACGTGGGCTGTCGGTTGAAATACTACCGTAACCTCACGCTAACCGAGACCTGCGTCCTCCCGGACACGGACGTCCACTCGTGTGACGAGGCACCCTCGGCGTGCGCCGAGTCCGGCACGGGAATGTTCAGTACCGTGTACATGAGCTCCGACTGGAGGCCGGTAACGTACGTGGTCGGAATATACAGCAAAGGGGCCCAGTGCGCTCAGAACAAGCCGGCCGTTTACACGCGGGTTAGCGAGTACTATGCGTGGATCAAAAGTCAGCTCTACATGATGTCGCAGGAAAATGTCTAA